A region of uncultured Carboxylicivirga sp. DNA encodes the following proteins:
- a CDS encoding lyase family protein — MRKEADFLGELTLPSEALYGIHSLRARENFPNQKPFQLEWYKAMGKVKLACYRTYAKFKAAAEEKYNSDLLPIKFFDRTTIEVLEEAASEVAGGKHFEQFIVPAIQGGAGTSINMNVNEIIANLAIVKLGSVPGDYKKVDPFEHANVFQSTNDTVPTALKVAAMILLDKLEEIINEHRQQVEKLEKEHRNVLRHGYTQMQKAVPSTYDKLFSAYNNALSRDWWRVSKCSERIKEVNLGGGATGTGLSIPRFFIMHVVNELQHLTGVPVTRGENLTDITSNLDSYVEVHATLKAHAVNLEKMVNDLRLLASDISSGSKLSIPQRQVGSSIMPGKINPVIPEFVISSVHKVYTNDLLISNLCGQGCLELNAYLPVIGDALLESLHLLIDANHSLLNNLVKGLEIPSEEDDIYLNPAISTALIPYVGYHKATQVARFMKQNSTSIFEANKSLNLIKKDILEDLMKPESLIRQGYSLKDII, encoded by the coding sequence ATGAGAAAGGAAGCAGATTTTCTTGGTGAACTGACATTGCCGTCAGAAGCTCTTTATGGGATACATTCATTAAGAGCCAGGGAAAATTTTCCTAATCAAAAACCATTTCAATTGGAATGGTATAAAGCAATGGGTAAAGTCAAGCTTGCCTGCTATCGAACCTATGCTAAATTTAAAGCGGCGGCTGAAGAAAAGTATAATTCTGACCTGTTGCCCATTAAGTTCTTTGATCGTACAACTATTGAAGTACTGGAGGAAGCAGCCTCAGAAGTTGCAGGAGGAAAGCATTTTGAACAGTTTATTGTTCCTGCTATACAAGGCGGAGCGGGTACGTCGATCAATATGAATGTAAATGAGATCATTGCTAACCTTGCGATTGTAAAGTTAGGGAGTGTTCCGGGTGATTATAAAAAGGTAGATCCTTTTGAACATGCTAATGTTTTTCAATCAACCAACGATACCGTACCTACTGCCTTAAAAGTGGCAGCAATGATACTTCTGGATAAGCTGGAAGAGATTATTAATGAACATCGCCAGCAGGTTGAAAAGCTCGAAAAGGAACATCGTAATGTGTTACGTCATGGGTATACGCAGATGCAGAAAGCGGTACCATCTACTTATGATAAACTTTTTAGTGCCTATAATAATGCCTTATCGCGTGATTGGTGGAGGGTTTCTAAATGTTCAGAACGCATTAAAGAAGTGAATTTGGGAGGAGGAGCAACAGGTACTGGATTAAGTATTCCTCGTTTCTTTATTATGCACGTTGTTAATGAACTGCAACATTTAACCGGAGTGCCAGTCACACGTGGAGAGAATCTGACCGATATCACTTCTAATCTGGATAGTTATGTTGAGGTTCATGCTACATTAAAGGCACATGCAGTAAATCTTGAAAAGATGGTAAACGATCTTCGTTTATTAGCATCAGATATTTCTTCGGGTAGTAAACTATCTATTCCACAACGTCAGGTAGGTAGTTCAATTATGCCGGGTAAGATTAATCCGGTTATTCCGGAATTTGTTATTAGTTCGGTGCATAAGGTTTATACAAATGACCTTCTAATATCGAACTTGTGTGGCCAGGGATGTCTGGAGTTAAATGCTTATTTGCCTGTTATTGGTGATGCACTTCTCGAATCATTGCATTTATTGATAGATGCTAATCATTCATTGTTAAACAATCTGGTTAAAGGTTTGGAAATACCATCAGAAGAAGATGATATCTATCTTAATCCGGCTATAAGTACTGCTCTTATTCCTTATGTCGGTTATCATAAAGCAACTCAGGTAGCCCGGTTTATGAAACAAAATAGCACCAGTATTTTTGAGGCGAATAAGAGTCTTAATTTGATAAAGAAAGATATTCTGGAAGACTTAATGAAACCGGAATCACTAATTCGACAAGGGTATAGTTTAAAGGATATAATTTAG
- a CDS encoding PAS domain S-box protein encodes MNKKPTYEELEEKVKRLEALLNDQPQINLIQELKESESRFKALSDAAHEGIFIHDNGLGLEVNNVGCEMFGYEPGELIGRHALEIFTEDSRKLVMTNIKNGVTHAYEATGLRKDGSTFTVEITGKNCIYHGKEVRVAALRDVTERKIAEQALKDSESKFREVFENAGDGILIGDLQGRMVEVNEAFLKMTGYDREDIIGFHIKKIFSQQSLSDKPLRFDMLNKGQTLIFERDITGKEGQLIPVEMNSKRPHANYYLSIIRDLRERRRAASELERKNKELLLAKQKAEESDRLKSSFLANMSHEIRTPMNGILGFAELVRAEDCDDKTRMEYLDVIISSGHQLLDIINDVLEISRIETGQINIMKSDIKVNDLLRDISVFFQPLARQNHNTIQIDCPENSEMQIVYADEMKVRQVLTNLVNNALKFTLNGTVKIGYEIGNTYLKFFVQDTGIGIPADFLDKVFERFLQAEYNDQMKQRGTGLGLAICKRLIEIMEGDIWVQSVENEGSTFYFTLPLDKKKN; translated from the coding sequence ATGAATAAGAAGCCTACATACGAAGAACTGGAGGAGAAAGTAAAAAGGCTGGAAGCCTTATTAAATGATCAACCACAAATTAATTTAATACAAGAACTCAAAGAGAGCGAATCAAGGTTTAAAGCTTTGTCTGACGCTGCTCATGAGGGAATCTTTATTCATGATAATGGATTAGGTCTGGAAGTAAACAACGTTGGCTGCGAAATGTTTGGTTACGAACCTGGCGAATTAATAGGAAGGCATGCTTTAGAAATTTTTACTGAAGATTCGAGAAAGTTGGTGATGACCAACATTAAGAATGGAGTAACTCACGCATACGAGGCAACCGGTTTAAGAAAAGATGGGTCCACTTTTACGGTTGAGATTACAGGTAAAAATTGTATCTATCATGGTAAAGAAGTAAGGGTTGCAGCCCTGCGTGATGTGACTGAAAGAAAGATAGCCGAACAGGCCCTTAAAGATAGTGAAAGCAAGTTTCGTGAAGTATTCGAGAATGCAGGAGATGGAATATTGATTGGTGATCTTCAGGGAAGAATGGTAGAAGTGAATGAAGCCTTTCTCAAGATGACAGGATATGATCGTGAGGATATTATTGGGTTTCATATAAAGAAAATTTTCTCACAGCAATCATTGTCAGATAAGCCATTGCGATTCGATATGCTGAATAAAGGTCAGACACTGATATTCGAAAGAGATATAACCGGAAAAGAAGGTCAGCTTATACCGGTTGAGATGAATTCCAAAAGACCTCATGCAAACTATTATTTGTCAATCATTAGAGATTTGCGTGAGAGAAGAAGAGCGGCGAGTGAATTGGAAAGAAAAAACAAGGAACTTTTATTGGCCAAGCAAAAAGCAGAAGAAAGTGATCGGTTAAAAAGTTCATTCCTTGCGAATATGAGTCATGAGATTCGTACACCTATGAATGGGATTCTGGGATTTGCTGAGCTGGTTAGAGCCGAAGATTGTGATGATAAAACAAGGATGGAATACCTGGATGTTATTATCAGTAGTGGTCATCAGTTACTGGATATAATCAATGATGTTCTTGAGATTTCACGCATTGAAACAGGACAGATCAATATTATGAAATCAGACATTAAAGTAAATGATTTACTTCGTGATATAAGCGTCTTTTTTCAACCATTGGCTCGTCAGAATCATAATACAATTCAAATTGATTGTCCTGAGAACTCAGAAATGCAGATTGTCTATGCCGATGAGATGAAGGTGCGACAGGTACTTACCAATTTGGTTAACAATGCACTGAAATTTACGCTGAACGGGACTGTTAAAATTGGATATGAAATTGGGAATACCTATCTGAAATTTTTTGTTCAGGATACGGGTATAGGAATACCCGCTGATTTCCTTGATAAAGTATTTGAACGTTTTTTACAAGCTGAGTATAATGATCAGATGAAGCAGCGTGGAACCGGACTTGGTTTAGCAATTTGTAAGCGTTTAATAGAGATAATGGAAGGTGATATCTGGGTTCAATCAGTTGAAAATGAAGGATCCACTTTCTATTTTACTCTGCCATTGGATAAAAAAAAGAACTGA